A single region of the Pseudomonas granadensis genome encodes:
- a CDS encoding AmpG family muropeptide MFS transporter, giving the protein MPRKTWRAALAAYASPSTLVLLLLGFAAGLPYMLVFSTLSVWLREAGVARETIGYASLIGLAYAFKWVWSPLLDQWRLPLLGKLGRRRSWLVLSQALVILGLIGMGFCDPQKHLSWLIAIAVVVAFASATQDIAVDAYRLEIADDSRQAALAASYMSGYRVAALLATAGALFFAEGFGSTGFNYKHAAWTGTYVLFGALMVPALLTTLFMREPPVPLRTQLQAGRYTFMHQLMSVFVLIILLVSVPAMFTQLYNTDFASVLFGDMSPLDLLLEDRAFLRAILYTLLTGLCLSAMGRRGLAPVLTPVNDFILRYRWQALLLLGLIATYRMSDTVMGVMANVFYIDQGFTKDQIASVSKIFGLIMTLVGAGMGGLLIVRFGILPILFIGGVASAGTNLLFVMLADMGPNLQMLVVTISLDNFSSGLATSAFVAYLSSLTNLKFSATQYALLSSIMLLLPRLMGGYSGVLVEKFGYHSFFLITALLGVPTLVLIALHWFQESRREGPTPTPEPTPTPVVEES; this is encoded by the coding sequence ATGCCCCGTAAAACCTGGCGCGCCGCGCTCGCCGCCTATGCCAGTCCTTCGACGCTCGTGCTGTTGTTGCTCGGTTTTGCCGCCGGCCTGCCGTACATGCTGGTGTTCTCAACGCTTTCGGTCTGGCTGCGTGAAGCCGGTGTCGCCCGTGAAACCATCGGCTATGCCAGCCTGATCGGCCTGGCCTATGCGTTCAAATGGGTCTGGTCTCCCCTGCTCGACCAATGGCGCCTGCCCTTGCTTGGCAAGCTCGGCCGTCGCCGTTCATGGCTGGTGCTTTCGCAGGCGCTGGTGATTCTCGGGCTGATCGGCATGGGATTCTGCGATCCGCAAAAACACCTGTCCTGGCTGATTGCGATTGCCGTAGTGGTCGCTTTCGCCTCCGCCACTCAGGATATTGCCGTCGACGCCTATCGACTGGAAATCGCCGATGACAGCCGGCAAGCCGCGCTCGCCGCCAGCTACATGTCCGGCTACCGCGTCGCCGCCCTGCTCGCCACCGCCGGCGCGCTGTTTTTCGCCGAAGGCTTCGGCTCCACCGGTTTCAACTATAAGCACGCCGCCTGGACGGGTACTTATGTGCTGTTCGGCGCGTTGATGGTTCCGGCACTGCTGACCACACTGTTCATGCGCGAGCCGCCCGTACCGCTGCGTACGCAATTGCAGGCCGGGCGTTACACCTTCATGCATCAACTGATGTCGGTATTCGTGCTGATCATCCTGCTGGTGTCCGTGCCGGCGATGTTCACTCAGCTCTACAACACCGATTTCGCCAGTGTGCTGTTCGGCGACATGAGCCCGCTCGACCTGTTACTGGAAGATCGCGCATTCCTGCGCGCCATTCTCTATACCCTGCTCACCGGCCTGTGCCTTTCAGCCATGGGCCGCCGCGGCCTGGCGCCGGTGCTGACCCCGGTCAACGACTTCATTTTGCGTTACCGTTGGCAGGCGCTGCTGCTGCTCGGCCTGATCGCCACCTATCGCATGTCGGACACGGTCATGGGCGTGATGGCCAACGTGTTCTATATCGACCAGGGCTTCACCAAGGATCAGATCGCCAGTGTCAGCAAGATTTTCGGCCTGATCATGACCCTCGTCGGTGCCGGCATGGGCGGTTTGCTCATCGTGCGTTTCGGCATTCTGCCGATTCTGTTTATCGGCGGTGTAGCTTCAGCGGGGACCAACCTGCTGTTCGTGATGCTCGCTGACATGGGTCCGAACCTGCAGATGCTGGTGGTGACCATCTCTCTGGACAACTTCAGTTCCGGCCTGGCGACCTCGGCGTTCGTGGCCTACCTGTCGAGCCTGACCAACCTCAAGTTCTCGGCCACCCAGTACGCCCTCCTCAGCTCGATCATGCTGTTGTTGCCGCGACTGATGGGCGGCTATTCCGGCGTGCTGGTGGAAAAGTTCGGTTATCACAGTTTCTTCCTGATCACTGCCCTGCTCGGCGTGCCGACGCTGGTGCTGATCGCGCTGCACTGGTTCCAGGAGAGCCGCCGCGAAGGCCCGACGCCAACGCCCGAGCCCACACCCACCCCGGTCGTCGAAGAATCGTAA
- a CDS encoding MGMT family protein: MTAPNDAHDSEAQIRRTALYSTLAQVPEGKVVSYGQLAELAGLGRAARWVGRTLSQLPGDTRLPWHRVLGAGGRISLPVGSPSGDEQRARLRMEGITVQNNRVDIRRHGWRPVEHSG, translated from the coding sequence GTGACAGCCCCCAACGACGCCCATGACAGCGAAGCGCAAATCCGACGCACGGCGCTCTACTCCACTCTCGCGCAAGTGCCCGAGGGCAAAGTGGTCAGTTATGGCCAGTTGGCCGAACTGGCCGGTTTGGGGCGCGCCGCGCGTTGGGTCGGCCGCACATTAAGTCAGTTACCCGGCGATACCCGACTGCCGTGGCACCGCGTACTGGGCGCTGGCGGGCGCATCAGCCTGCCTGTGGGCAGCCCGTCCGGCGATGAACAACGGGCGCGATTGCGCATGGAAGGCATCACCGTCCAGAACAATCGTGTGGATATTCGGCGCCATGGCTGGCGTCCGGTAGAGCACAGCGGTTAG
- a CDS encoding DUF481 domain-containing protein, whose translation MFSRSLLCLAVFSASTPLLADTVWLKNGDKLSGTISVFDGGKLLIQTKYAGAVTIDWKEVKTLESEQHLLVKQDAYTGEVSKSLTAADDGKVTLANGDAPKTVELASIQQILKPKPIVTDLVWKGNVDLALDYQRAEKDTDDYDVAFKTSARHGRWRHTAEGEYNREVQDAETTTNNWRAEYSLDRFITDQWFWQGRLNYKRDHIEELARQRVVGTGPGYQFWDDELGAFSLGSLLNRTDYEYRDGSKDNFYSVAMKWDYNRYLIGKKVEFFTNGEVGKPLSGVADYALDAELGLRYKVTEWASLNLKAERDIISGTNDADLNKTRYTAGFGVAW comes from the coding sequence ATGTTTTCCAGATCCCTGTTGTGCCTTGCTGTTTTCAGTGCCTCAACGCCCCTGCTTGCCGACACCGTCTGGTTGAAGAACGGTGACAAGTTGAGCGGCACCATCAGCGTCTTCGATGGCGGCAAGCTGTTGATCCAGACCAAATATGCCGGTGCGGTGACCATCGACTGGAAAGAGGTCAAGACCCTGGAGAGCGAGCAGCACCTGCTGGTCAAGCAGGACGCTTATACCGGCGAAGTCTCCAAGTCGCTGACTGCGGCGGACGACGGCAAGGTCACCCTGGCCAACGGTGACGCGCCGAAAACCGTCGAGCTGGCGAGTATTCAGCAGATCCTCAAGCCAAAACCGATCGTCACTGACCTGGTCTGGAAGGGCAATGTCGACCTGGCGCTGGATTATCAGCGCGCCGAGAAAGATACCGATGATTACGATGTCGCGTTCAAGACCTCGGCGCGTCACGGCCGGTGGCGTCATACCGCCGAAGGTGAGTACAACCGCGAAGTGCAGGACGCCGAAACTACCACCAACAACTGGCGCGCCGAGTACTCCCTTGACCGCTTCATTACCGATCAATGGTTCTGGCAAGGTCGCCTGAACTACAAGCGTGACCACATCGAAGAGCTGGCGCGTCAGCGGGTGGTCGGTACCGGTCCCGGCTACCAGTTCTGGGACGATGAGTTGGGTGCATTCTCGCTGGGCTCGTTGCTCAACCGCACCGATTACGAATACCGCGATGGCAGCAAGGACAATTTCTACTCTGTTGCCATGAAGTGGGACTACAACCGCTACCTGATCGGCAAGAAAGTCGAGTTCTTCACCAACGGTGAAGTCGGCAAGCCACTCTCGGGTGTGGCCGATTACGCACTGGATGCCGAACTGGGCCTGCGCTACAAGGTCACCGAGTGGGCGTCGCTCAACCTCAAGGCTGAACGTGACATCATCAGCGGTACCAACGATGCCGATCTGAACAAGACCCGCTATACCGCAGGGTTTGGCGTGGCCTGGTAA
- a CDS encoding cold-shock protein gives MSNRQTGTVKWFNDEKGFGFITPQSGDDLFVHFKAIQSDGFKSLKEGQQVSFIATRGQKGMQAEEVQVI, from the coding sequence ATGTCTAATCGCCAAACCGGTACCGTTAAGTGGTTCAACGATGAAAAAGGCTTCGGCTTCATCACTCCACAATCCGGTGACGATCTGTTCGTTCACTTCAAAGCTATCCAATCCGACGGCTTCAAAAGCCTGAAAGAAGGCCAACAGGTTTCTTTCATCGCTACCCGCGGTCAGAAAGGCATGCAAGCTGAAGAAGTACAAGTTATCTAA
- the dcd gene encoding dCTP deaminase, with protein MSIKSDKWIRRMAQEHGMIEPFVERQMRGSDDSRVISYGVSSYGYDVRCTNHFKVFTNINSAIVDPKNFDAGSFVDIHSDVCIIPPNSFALASTVEYFRIPRNVLTICLGKSTYARCGIIVNVTPLEPEWEGHVTLEFSNTTNLPAKIYANEGVAQMLFLESDEECEVSYKDRGGKYQGQRGVTLPRT; from the coding sequence ATGAGCATCAAATCGGACAAGTGGATTCGCCGCATGGCGCAGGAACACGGCATGATCGAACCGTTCGTCGAACGCCAGATGCGCGGCAGCGACGACAGCCGGGTGATTTCCTACGGCGTATCGAGCTACGGCTACGATGTGCGTTGCACCAACCACTTCAAGGTGTTCACCAACATCAACTCGGCCATTGTCGACCCGAAGAACTTCGACGCCGGCAGCTTCGTCGACATCCACAGCGACGTCTGCATCATCCCGCCGAACTCGTTCGCCCTGGCCAGCACCGTCGAGTACTTCCGCATTCCGCGTAATGTGCTGACCATCTGCCTGGGCAAAAGCACCTACGCGCGCTGCGGCATCATCGTCAACGTCACGCCGCTGGAACCCGAGTGGGAAGGCCACGTGACGCTGGAGTTCTCCAACACCACCAACCTCCCGGCGAAAATCTACGCCAACGAAGGTGTGGCGCAGATGCTCTTCCTCGAATCCGACGAGGAATGCGAAGTGTCCTACAAGGATCGCGGCGGCAAATACCAGGGCCAGCGTGGCGTGACCCTGCCGCGCACCTGA
- the pdeM gene encoding ligase-associated DNA damage response endonuclease PdeM, with amino-acid sequence MSAAYPVRLAGEELWLLPEKALYWPAQEALLIADVHFGKAAAYRSLGQPVPHGTTASNIAVIDALLARLPCRQLIFLGDFLHGPGSHAPNTLNALAEWRARHADLPMTLIRGNHDKRAGDPPASLNIRVVPEPMLLGPFALQHEPDPHPERHVLAGHVHPVYRLHGKGRQSLRLACFRLGERISLMPAFGAFTGGFQVERDETCRVFVIGDNEIWPVS; translated from the coding sequence ATGAGCGCGGCGTATCCGGTGCGCCTGGCCGGCGAAGAATTATGGTTGCTGCCGGAGAAAGCCCTGTACTGGCCTGCGCAGGAGGCACTGCTGATCGCCGACGTGCATTTCGGCAAAGCGGCGGCCTATCGCAGTCTCGGCCAGCCGGTGCCGCATGGCACCACTGCGAGCAATATTGCGGTAATCGACGCGTTGCTGGCGAGGCTGCCGTGCCGCCAGTTGATCTTCCTCGGCGATTTTCTTCACGGACCTGGCTCACATGCGCCAAATACGCTGAACGCGTTGGCTGAGTGGCGAGCACGGCACGCTGATCTGCCGATGACGCTGATTCGCGGCAATCACGACAAACGCGCGGGCGACCCACCGGCCTCGCTGAATATTCGCGTGGTGCCCGAACCCATGCTGCTGGGCCCGTTCGCCTTGCAACATGAACCCGACCCGCATCCCGAACGGCACGTACTCGCCGGCCATGTGCATCCGGTCTATCGACTGCACGGCAAGGGGCGGCAGAGCCTGCGTCTGGCCTGTTTCCGGCTGGGCGAGCGCATCAGCCTGATGCCGGCATTCGGGGCGTTCACCGGAGGCTTTCAGGTCGAGCGCGACGAAACCTGCAGAGTCTTCGTGATCGGCGATAACGAAATATGGCCCGTCAGTTAG
- a CDS encoding ligase-associated DNA damage response DEXH box helicase, producing the protein MAKSPDLAKTWFSARGWKPFAFQKQVWAAVKKGESGLLHASTGAGKTYAVWFAALNRYARERPAVETPRKRKPPAEPLTVLWITPMRALAADTARALQAPVDDLNLPWSIGLRTGDTSSSERARQGRRLPTALITTPESLTLLLARADARTALSTLRMIVVDEWHELLGNKRGVQLQLALARLRHWQPGLIVWGVSATLGNQSHAEQVLIPQGGGVSVQGQSEKALQVDTLLPPAIERFPWAGHIGLKMLPQVVAELDTCASSLVFTNTRAQSEIWYQALLEARPDWAGLIALHHSSLSRDTRDWVEQALKDGQLKAVVCTSSLDLGVDFLPVERVLQIGSAKGVARLMQRAGRSGHAPGRTSRVTLVPTHSLELIEAVAARDAVEQRRIEPRLSPHKPLDVLVQHLVSMALGGGFIPEDLYEEVRGAWAYRDLTLGDWAWALAFVRHGGMSLTAYPDYRRVEPDEHGVWRVPDARLARRHRMSIGTIVSDASINLKFWSKGGGGKQLGSVEEGFIARLKPGDGFLFAGRLLELVRVENMTAYVKRSTAKKAAVPRWNGGRMPLSNELAEAVVRRFTAAAQGEFTGPEMHALRPLLDTQMRWSGLPTEKNLLAEVLKSREGWHLFLYPFAGRQVHLGLASLLAWRVSQRQPVTFSIAVNDYGLELLSATPVDWAEHLNGALFNADQLLADVLASLNAGELALRRFREIARIAGLVFAGYPGAPKSTRQVQASSGLFFQVFKQYDADNLLLAQAGEEVLREELDIARLEQTLHRINRMKLDVHLIKRPTPLGFPLLVERMRESMSSEKLADRIRRMVGDLEKTADNGRSS; encoded by the coding sequence ATGGCGAAATCCCCCGACCTTGCAAAAACCTGGTTCAGCGCCCGCGGCTGGAAGCCATTCGCGTTTCAAAAGCAGGTGTGGGCCGCGGTGAAGAAAGGCGAGTCCGGGCTGCTGCATGCCAGCACCGGTGCTGGTAAAACCTATGCCGTGTGGTTCGCTGCGCTCAACCGCTACGCCCGTGAGCGACCTGCCGTCGAAACACCGCGCAAACGCAAGCCACCCGCCGAACCGCTGACGGTGCTGTGGATCACCCCCATGCGAGCGCTGGCCGCGGACACGGCGCGCGCCTTGCAGGCACCGGTTGATGACCTGAACCTCCCCTGGAGCATCGGTCTGCGCACCGGCGACACCAGCAGCAGCGAGCGCGCCCGCCAGGGCCGGCGCTTGCCCACCGCGCTGATCACCACGCCAGAGAGCCTGACCCTGCTGCTCGCCCGTGCCGATGCGCGCACGGCGCTGTCGACCTTGCGCATGATCGTCGTCGATGAATGGCACGAATTGCTCGGCAACAAGCGCGGCGTGCAATTGCAACTGGCCCTTGCCCGCCTGCGCCATTGGCAACCGGGACTGATCGTCTGGGGCGTTTCCGCCACTCTTGGTAATCAATCCCACGCTGAACAGGTGCTGATCCCACAGGGTGGGGGCGTGAGTGTGCAAGGACAAAGCGAAAAAGCCCTGCAAGTCGACACCCTGCTCCCACCGGCTATAGAGCGTTTTCCGTGGGCCGGGCACATCGGCCTGAAGATGCTGCCGCAAGTGGTCGCCGAACTGGATACCTGCGCCAGCAGCCTGGTGTTCACCAATACCCGGGCGCAATCGGAAATCTGGTATCAGGCGCTGCTTGAAGCCCGGCCGGATTGGGCCGGATTGATCGCCTTGCATCACAGCTCGCTGTCCCGCGATACCCGTGACTGGGTCGAACAGGCATTGAAGGACGGACAGTTGAAAGCCGTGGTGTGCACCTCCAGCCTGGATCTGGGCGTGGATTTTCTGCCGGTCGAGCGCGTGCTGCAGATCGGTTCGGCCAAAGGCGTTGCGCGTCTGATGCAACGGGCCGGGCGTTCCGGCCACGCACCGGGGCGCACCTCGCGGGTGACGCTGGTGCCGACTCACAGTCTGGAACTGATCGAAGCGGTGGCCGCACGCGATGCGGTCGAGCAGCGGCGCATCGAGCCGCGCCTGTCGCCGCACAAACCTTTGGATGTGCTGGTGCAGCATCTGGTCAGCATGGCCCTTGGCGGTGGGTTTATTCCTGAAGATTTGTACGAAGAGGTCCGTGGCGCCTGGGCTTATCGCGACCTGACGCTGGGTGACTGGGCCTGGGCGCTGGCATTCGTACGCCATGGCGGGATGTCTCTTACAGCCTATCCGGATTATCGCCGGGTCGAGCCCGACGAACATGGCGTCTGGCGGGTACCGGATGCGCGTCTGGCGCGGCGCCACCGGATGAGTATCGGCACCATCGTCAGCGATGCGAGCATCAACCTGAAATTCTGGAGCAAGGGCGGCGGTGGCAAGCAACTGGGCAGCGTCGAAGAAGGGTTTATCGCCCGGCTTAAACCGGGAGACGGTTTTTTGTTCGCCGGGCGCTTGCTGGAATTGGTGCGCGTGGAAAACATGACCGCCTACGTCAAACGCAGCACCGCGAAAAAAGCCGCGGTGCCGCGCTGGAATGGCGGACGTATGCCGCTTTCCAACGAGCTGGCCGAAGCCGTGGTCAGGCGCTTCACCGCAGCCGCTCAAGGTGAGTTCACAGGGCCGGAAATGCACGCGCTGCGGCCATTGCTGGACACGCAGATGCGCTGGTCCGGCCTGCCCACCGAGAAAAACCTGCTGGCCGAGGTACTGAAATCCCGCGAAGGCTGGCACCTGTTTCTTTACCCGTTCGCCGGGCGCCAGGTGCATCTGGGGCTGGCGAGTCTGTTGGCTTGGCGGGTCAGCCAGCGCCAGCCTGTGACGTTCTCGATAGCGGTGAATGATTACGGACTGGAACTGCTCAGTGCCACGCCCGTCGATTGGGCTGAACACTTGAATGGCGCGCTGTTTAATGCCGATCAACTGTTAGCCGACGTGCTGGCCAGCCTCAACGCGGGAGAACTGGCGCTACGGCGCTTCCGCGAGATCGCACGGATCGCCGGACTGGTTTTCGCCGGTTATCCCGGGGCGCCGAAAAGCACCCGCCAGGTGCAGGCGTCGAGCGGTTTGTTCTTTCAAGTGTTCAAACAATACGACGCCGACAACCTGCTGCTGGCCCAGGCCGGGGAGGAAGTGTTGCGTGAAGAACTGGATATCGCTCGACTGGAGCAGACCTTGCACCGGATCAACCGAATGAAACTTGATGTGCATTTGATCAAACGCCCGACACCGCTGGGCTTTCCATTATTGGTCGAGCGGATGCGTGAAAGCATGAGTTCGGAAAAACTGGCTGACAGGATCAGAAGAATGGTCGGTGATCTGGAAAAAACCGCTGATAACGGGAGATCGTCATGA
- a CDS encoding ABC transporter ATP-binding protein: MYKLTVEGLHKSYGDHQVLKGVSLKAKTGDVISLIGASGSGKSTFLRCINFLEQPNDGAMSLDGQSIRMVTDRHGMHVADANELQRLRTRLAMVFQHFNLWSHMTVLENITMAPRRVLGCSKQEADDRARRYLDKVGLPARVAEQYPAFLSGGQQQRVAIARALAMEPEVMLFDEPTSALDPELVGEVLKVIQGLAEEGRTMIMVTHEMSFARKVSNQVLFLHQGLVEEEGAPEDVLGNPKSERLKQFLSGNLK, from the coding sequence ATGTACAAACTGACCGTTGAAGGCCTGCATAAAAGCTATGGCGACCATCAGGTGCTCAAAGGCGTTTCGCTCAAGGCCAAAACTGGCGACGTGATCAGCCTGATCGGCGCCAGCGGCTCGGGCAAAAGCACGTTTTTGCGCTGCATCAACTTTCTCGAGCAACCCAACGACGGCGCCATGAGCCTCGATGGCCAGTCGATCCGCATGGTCACCGATCGCCACGGCATGCACGTCGCCGACGCCAATGAACTGCAACGCCTGCGCACGCGGCTGGCCATGGTGTTCCAGCATTTCAATCTGTGGAGCCACATGACTGTGCTGGAAAACATCACCATGGCTCCGCGCCGGGTGCTGGGTTGCAGCAAACAGGAGGCCGATGACCGCGCCCGGCGCTATCTGGACAAGGTCGGCCTGCCGGCGCGCGTCGCCGAGCAATACCCGGCGTTTCTCTCCGGCGGCCAGCAACAGCGCGTGGCGATTGCCCGGGCGCTGGCGATGGAACCGGAAGTGATGCTGTTCGACGAACCCACCTCGGCGCTGGACCCGGAACTGGTCGGCGAAGTGCTCAAGGTGATTCAGGGCCTGGCCGAGGAAGGCCGGACGATGATCATGGTCACCCACGAAATGAGTTTCGCGCGCAAGGTGTCGAATCAGGTGCTGTTTCTGCACCAGGGTTTGGTCGAAGAAGAAGGTGCGCCGGAGGATGTGTTGGGCAACCCGAAGAGCGAACGCCTGAAGCAATTCCTCAGCGGCAACCTGAAATAA
- a CDS encoding succinylglutamate desuccinylase/aspartoacylase family protein, protein MRHLIHDLLAPLPGTARQIHSFHFGPEQAKGKVYIQSSLHADELPGMLVAWHLKQRLAELEAAGRLRSEIVLVPVANPVGLEQVLMDVPLGRYELESGQNFNRWFVDLSEEIGNAIEGQLSDDPQHNLELIRASLRAALARQTASTQLQSQRLTLQRLACDADMVLDLHCDFESVVHLYTTPEAWPQVEPLARYIGAQASLLATDSGGQSFDECFTLLWWQLKERFGEHFEIPLGSFSVTVELRGQGDVTHPLASRDCQALIDYLIQFDAIVGETKPQPSLPYPATPLAGVEPVTTPVGGLLVYTATAGQYLEAGQQIAEIIDPIHDRVTPIHCTAAGLLYARSLRRMATAGMVIAHVAGAEAYRSGYLLSP, encoded by the coding sequence ATGCGCCACCTGATTCATGACTTGCTGGCCCCGCTGCCGGGGACCGCACGACAGATTCACAGCTTCCACTTCGGCCCGGAGCAGGCCAAGGGCAAGGTGTATATCCAGTCCTCGCTGCATGCCGACGAATTGCCCGGCATGCTGGTGGCCTGGCACCTCAAGCAACGGCTGGCCGAGCTGGAAGCCGCCGGCCGCCTGCGCAGCGAGATCGTGCTGGTGCCGGTGGCCAATCCGGTCGGCCTCGAGCAAGTGCTGATGGACGTGCCGCTGGGTCGCTACGAACTGGAGAGCGGGCAGAACTTCAACCGCTGGTTCGTCGACCTCAGCGAAGAAATCGGCAACGCCATCGAAGGCCAGCTCAGCGACGACCCGCAACACAACCTCGAACTGATCCGCGCCAGCCTGCGCGCCGCCCTCGCCCGCCAGACCGCCAGCACGCAACTGCAATCCCAGCGCCTGACCCTGCAACGGCTGGCCTGCGACGCCGACATGGTGCTCGACTTGCACTGCGACTTTGAATCGGTGGTGCACCTTTACACCACGCCGGAAGCCTGGCCGCAGGTCGAGCCGCTGGCGCGCTACATCGGTGCCCAGGCGAGCCTGCTTGCCACTGACTCTGGCGGTCAGTCGTTCGACGAGTGCTTCACCCTGCTCTGGTGGCAACTGAAGGAACGCTTCGGCGAACACTTCGAGATTCCGCTGGGCAGTTTCTCGGTCACCGTCGAGTTGCGCGGTCAGGGTGACGTCACTCATCCGCTGGCCAGCCGCGACTGCCAGGCGCTGATCGACTATCTGATCCAGTTCGATGCGATCGTCGGCGAAACCAAGCCACAGCCGTCCTTGCCCTACCCTGCCACGCCGTTGGCCGGCGTCGAACCGGTGACCACCCCGGTCGGTGGCCTGCTGGTGTACACCGCCACCGCCGGGCAGTACCTGGAGGCCGGTCAGCAGATCGCCGAAATCATCGACCCGATCCACGATCGCGTCACCCCCATTCATTGCACCGCCGCCGGCCTGCTGTACGCACGCTCGCTGCGGCGCATGGCCACTGCCGGCATGGTCATTGCCCACGTTGCGGGCGCTGAAGCCTATCGCAGCGGCTACCTACTTTCGCCTTGA
- a CDS encoding ABC transporter permease, with amino-acid sequence MIELLQEYWRAFLYTDGQNITGLAMTMWLLTASICIGFIVSIPLSIARVSPHFYIRWPVQFYTYLFRGTPLYIQLLICYTGIYSLAAVREQPLLDSFFRDAMNCTILAFALNTCAYTTEIFAGAIRSMNHGEVEAAKAYGLTGWKLYAYVIMPSALRRSLPYYSNEVILMLHSTTVAFTATIPDILKVARDANSATFLTFQSFGIAALIYLTITFALVGLFRLAERRWLAFLGPTH; translated from the coding sequence ATGATCGAACTCCTCCAGGAATACTGGCGCGCCTTCCTTTATACCGACGGCCAGAACATCACCGGGCTGGCGATGACGATGTGGCTGCTGACCGCCTCGATCTGCATCGGCTTCATCGTCTCGATTCCGCTGTCGATCGCCCGCGTCTCGCCGCACTTCTACATTCGCTGGCCGGTGCAGTTCTACACCTATCTGTTCCGGGGCACGCCGCTGTATATCCAGTTGCTGATCTGCTACACCGGGATCTACAGCCTGGCGGCCGTGCGTGAGCAGCCGTTGCTCGACAGTTTCTTTCGCGATGCGATGAACTGCACGATCCTCGCCTTTGCCTTGAACACCTGCGCCTACACCACGGAGATCTTCGCCGGGGCGATTCGCAGCATGAACCACGGCGAAGTCGAAGCGGCCAAGGCTTACGGCCTGACCGGCTGGAAGTTGTATGCGTATGTGATCATGCCCTCGGCGCTGCGCCGGTCGTTGCCGTATTACAGCAACGAAGTGATCCTGATGCTGCACTCGACCACTGTGGCCTTCACCGCGACCATTCCCGATATCCTCAAAGTCGCGCGGGACGCCAACTCGGCGACCTTCCTGACGTTTCAATCGTTCGGCATCGCCGCGCTGATCTACCTGACCATTACCTTTGCGCTGGTCGGCCTGTTCCGCCTTGCCGAACGCCGATGGCTGGCCTTCCTCGGCCCGACTCACTAG
- a CDS encoding ABC transporter permease produces MFETLLQNLGLASFSLQGFGPLLLAGTWMTIKLSAMSLLVAVLLGLLGASAKLSKVKLLRLPAQLYTTLIRGVPDLVLMLLIFYSLQTWLTSLTDYMEWEYIEIDPFSAGVLTLGFIYGAYFTETFRGAILAVPRGQVEAATAYGLKRGQRFRFVVFPQMMRFALPGIGNNWMVMLKATALVSIIGLADLVKAAQDAGKSTYQLFYFLVLAALIYLLITSASNFILRWLERRYAAGAREAVR; encoded by the coding sequence ATGTTTGAAACCCTTCTGCAAAATCTGGGGCTGGCCTCCTTCAGTCTGCAGGGCTTCGGCCCGTTGCTGCTGGCAGGTACCTGGATGACCATCAAATTATCGGCGATGTCGCTGCTGGTGGCCGTGTTGCTCGGCCTGCTCGGCGCCAGTGCCAAACTGTCGAAAGTCAAACTGCTGCGCCTGCCCGCCCAGCTCTACACCACGCTGATCCGCGGCGTGCCGGACCTGGTGCTGATGCTGCTGATCTTCTACAGCCTGCAAACCTGGCTGACGTCGCTGACCGACTACATGGAATGGGAATACATCGAGATCGACCCGTTCAGCGCCGGCGTACTGACCCTGGGCTTCATTTATGGCGCGTATTTCACCGAAACCTTCCGTGGCGCGATTCTCGCGGTGCCGCGCGGTCAGGTCGAAGCGGCCACCGCGTACGGTCTGAAACGCGGCCAGCGCTTTCGCTTCGTGGTGTTTCCGCAAATGATGCGTTTCGCCCTGCCGGGCATCGGCAATAACTGGATGGTGATGCTCAAGGCCACCGCGCTGGTGTCGATCATCGGCCTCGCCGACCTGGTCAAAGCCGCGCAGGACGCCGGTAAAAGCACCTATCAACTGTTCTACTTCCTGGTTCTCGCTGCCTTGATTTACTTGCTGATCACCAGTGCCTCCAACTTCATTCTGCGCTGGCTCGAACGTCGCTACGCGGCCGGTGCCCGGGAGGCCGTGCGATGA